A part of Phycisphaerae bacterium genomic DNA contains:
- a CDS encoding prepilin-type N-terminal cleavage/methylation domain-containing protein: MGRSSGFTLIEVLVVVAIIALLIAILLPSLAQARRQARQRVCASNLHQIGVAALSYDVSYRSFPHQARVGVPGCDARNSGGNVIGAWPTSVHRTIGRFIGMQSAVKANEVFYCPFVSESDRGSVDIDREQPAGSWLSNPEAYLHITYFYYGRLNTGDAANDPAKPRGTETPSDVPFKRKCYVTKNPDSRHVLMADAVSLWWGAGPPNARWRVNHGPDYSAVQAAGSISPPRLVGQNVAYGDGHVDWHKVGVLPAELRRDSTQIELYRTAILRQENDLHWW, from the coding sequence TTGGGTCGATCTTCGGGTTTCACATTGATTGAAGTGCTCGTCGTTGTAGCGATCATTGCCCTTTTGATTGCGATCCTTTTGCCGAGTCTGGCCCAAGCCCGGCGGCAGGCGCGTCAGCGGGTGTGCGCGAGCAATCTGCACCAGATCGGTGTTGCCGCTCTTTCATACGACGTGTCGTACAGGAGTTTTCCACACCAGGCGAGAGTGGGCGTGCCGGGCTGTGATGCGCGCAATTCGGGCGGCAACGTGATCGGGGCCTGGCCCACAAGTGTTCACCGCACCATCGGCCGATTCATCGGCATGCAGTCGGCCGTCAAGGCGAATGAGGTGTTTTACTGTCCGTTTGTCAGCGAGTCCGACCGCGGCAGTGTCGACATCGACCGCGAGCAGCCGGCGGGCAGTTGGCTCAGCAATCCGGAGGCTTACCTGCACATCACCTACTTTTACTACGGAAGGCTGAACACCGGTGACGCCGCCAATGATCCCGCGAAGCCCCGCGGCACTGAGACACCTTCCGACGTGCCTTTCAAGCGCAAGTGCTACGTGACCAAGAACCCGGATTCCAGGCACGTGCTGATGGCCGATGCGGTCAGTCTGTGGTGGGGAGCAGGCCCGCCCAATGCGCGATGGCGCGTCAACCATGGGCCGGATTACTCCGCCGTTCAGGCTGCCGGTTCCATATCGCCGCCGCGGCTGGTCGGGCAGAACGTTGCCTATGGGGACGGACACGTTGACTGGCATAAGGTCGGGGTGTTGCCGGCGGAATTGCGCCGCGACTCAACCCAGATAGAGCTCTACAGGACGGCCATCTTGAGACAGGAGAACGATCTGCATTGGTGGTGA
- a CDS encoding PEP-CTERM sorting domain-containing protein (PEP-CTERM proteins occur, often in large numbers, in the proteomes of bacteria that also encode an exosortase, a predicted intramembrane cysteine proteinase. The presence of a PEP-CTERM domain at a protein's C-terminus predicts cleavage within the sorting domain, followed by covalent anchoring to some some component of the (usually Gram-negative) cell surface. Many PEP-CTERM proteins exhibit an unusual sequence composition that includes large numbers of potential glycosylation sites. Expression of one such protein has been shown restore the ability of a bacterium to form floc, a type of biofilm.), which yields MRTIIVAMLAFGLVTAGAAAAVTSTTTHSPIKSGNPGSTDDYISSTDCLQGKIPAVLPGDMGWHPANSDPLDQLPAFTDGAGMRATGLTGLLNDWGYANPVKLVAYDMTGTDCNALGVAQINIHSSNDIDGRIFSTTVIKYSMDGGANYSLLGYFQSDPSGTINSQGHPNSINMKSTMVSIFDDLGAAIIPAGVTNIEFDFYSVDNTGGQMRDPFDGVNPFTGIDDGLTGAFVSPLIMEIDVFPVPEPAGLLLFAAGGLLLRRRNS from the coding sequence ATGAGAACGATCATAGTTGCGATGTTGGCTTTTGGGCTTGTCACGGCCGGCGCCGCCGCGGCGGTGACGTCGACCACAACCCACAGCCCGATCAAGAGTGGTAACCCGGGCAGCACGGATGACTACATTAGTTCGACCGACTGCCTCCAGGGCAAGATCCCTGCCGTGCTGCCGGGCGACATGGGCTGGCACCCGGCAAACAGTGATCCGCTCGACCAGCTGCCGGCGTTCACCGACGGTGCGGGTATGCGAGCCACCGGCCTGACCGGCCTGCTGAACGACTGGGGCTACGCCAACCCCGTCAAGTTGGTCGCGTATGATATGACGGGCACAGACTGCAACGCACTGGGCGTAGCCCAGATCAACATTCATAGCAGCAACGACATTGACGGCCGTATCTTCTCGACCACGGTTATCAAGTACTCGATGGATGGGGGCGCCAACTACAGCCTGCTCGGCTACTTCCAGTCGGATCCTTCCGGCACGATCAACAGCCAAGGACATCCGAATTCGATCAACATGAAGTCAACGATGGTCAGTATCTTCGATGACCTCGGCGCGGCAATCATCCCCGCCGGTGTGACCAATATCGAGTTCGACTTCTACTCTGTGGACAACACCGGTGGGCAGATGCGCGACCCGTTCGACGGCGTGAATCCGTTCACCGGAATCGACGACGGTCTGACCGGAGCGTTCGTCTCGCCCCTGATCATGGAGATCGACGTGTTCCCAGTGCCCGAACCGGCCGGCCTGCTCCTGTTCGCGGCAGGCGGCTTATTGCTCCGCCGCCGCAACTCTTAG